Proteins from one Faecalibacterium sp. I3-3-33 genomic window:
- a CDS encoding YjjG family noncanonical pyrimidine nucleotidase, with product MAKYYCILFDADNTLLNFDAAENKALAETLVNYGIEPDAETVQTYRTINEELWRQLEKGQIRREKLFGERFSRFLKAIDAAGDGVEMNRCYLEQLSTHPDLMSAEVLDVLRELSEVATLAIVSNGAQKVQTRRLAESGVMDFMEDVFISEKMGCEKPNARIFDAALRALGVENREHVLMVGDSLSSDIQGGSNAGLDTCWYNPNHAENPGKVIPTYEIASLEELYPLVMEQEELANVGLKNRRHQC from the coding sequence ATGGCAAAATATTATTGCATCCTGTTCGATGCGGACAATACGCTGCTCAACTTTGACGCAGCCGAAAACAAGGCGCTGGCCGAAACGCTGGTGAACTACGGCATCGAGCCGGACGCCGAGACCGTGCAGACCTACCGCACCATCAACGAGGAACTGTGGCGGCAGCTGGAAAAAGGCCAAATTCGCCGCGAAAAGCTGTTCGGCGAGCGGTTCAGCCGCTTTTTAAAGGCCATCGATGCCGCCGGTGACGGCGTGGAGATGAACCGCTGCTATCTGGAGCAGCTGTCCACCCACCCGGACCTGATGAGTGCCGAGGTGCTGGACGTGCTGCGCGAGCTTTCCGAGGTGGCAACGCTGGCCATCGTCAGCAACGGTGCCCAGAAGGTGCAGACCCGCCGTCTGGCAGAAAGCGGCGTGATGGATTTTATGGAGGATGTGTTCATCTCTGAGAAAATGGGCTGCGAAAAGCCCAATGCCCGCATCTTTGATGCCGCCCTGCGCGCGCTGGGCGTGGAGAACCGGGAGCACGTTCTGATGGTGGGCGACAGCCTGTCCAGCGATATTCAGGGTGGCAGCAACGCCGGGCTGGATACCTGCTGGTACAACCCCAACCACGCCGAGAACCCCGGCAAGGTGATCCCTACCTACGAGATCGCCAGTCTGGAGGAACTGTATCCGCTGGTGATGGAGCAGGAGGAGCTGGCCAATGTTGGCCTGAAGAACCGCCGCCACCAGTGCTGA
- a CDS encoding GDSL-type esterase/lipase family protein → MRSNNQKENQALTPMQKQAVLVCIVCALAALLTIGITLAMLKRGKNPTEQPGDSSIITPAPAPEGEEDISDHYQINETSSALLTGTADAGDAYQEQTLFIGDSNTVRLYANGLISLQQFCAKEGIGTSAALNEGIVTFKRDDNRYTIAQAVAKMKPRRVVIMLGTNDNGMNTEDFISNYTALVQAIQASYPYTDIIVNTVPPVPSNHSNYPNMDQTRIDDFNMALLTMCEQLGVKFLNSAEALKDANGYGNVDYYQSGDIHLKPAGLKVLLKYLRTHAYETEDRRPDTNNIPTRAEYTANPSSAVEAPSSSEVASSSAVEEKTEYQAGYRVDKTGGGTLTCGNESGNSLTVKVTSAAQTVTVTAVPEDGYVFVKWSDGVTKRTRTDTNFDQNVDVTAVFAAASIHISSSGKAVLGDAYTFKATLKGKYLDASSIRWYVNGSEVTQAAGKTTVKGEVDPSMVGGTFRVYATASYNDCTVTSNKLELAVSGAASSSSSSTSSSGASSKEDKPASSKDETSSSKEDKPASSKEEKPASSSSNGTSESTGGSSKVEKPASSAASSKEEKPASSSQSSSSSKADKPASSKQEHAASSKEETSASSKQEHAASSKEEKPASSKEEKPASSKTEASASKEAAN, encoded by the coding sequence ATGAGAAGCAATAACCAAAAGGAGAATCAGGCGTTGACCCCGATGCAGAAGCAGGCAGTGCTGGTGTGCATCGTGTGTGCACTGGCGGCGCTGCTGACCATCGGTATCACTCTTGCCATGCTCAAGCGGGGCAAGAACCCGACGGAGCAGCCGGGAGATTCTTCCATTATTACCCCCGCGCCCGCACCGGAAGGGGAGGAGGATATCTCCGACCACTACCAGATCAACGAGACTTCCAGCGCACTGCTCACCGGGACTGCTGATGCTGGTGACGCCTATCAGGAGCAGACCCTTTTTATCGGCGATTCCAACACGGTGCGTCTGTACGCCAACGGTCTGATCTCGCTGCAGCAGTTCTGCGCGAAAGAGGGCATTGGCACCAGTGCCGCCCTGAACGAAGGCATCGTCACCTTCAAGCGGGACGATAACCGCTACACCATCGCGCAGGCAGTGGCAAAAATGAAGCCCCGCCGGGTGGTCATCATGCTGGGCACCAACGATAACGGCATGAATACCGAGGACTTTATCAGCAACTACACCGCGCTGGTACAGGCCATTCAGGCCAGCTATCCCTATACTGATATCATCGTCAACACGGTGCCGCCGGTCCCGTCCAACCACTCCAACTACCCCAACATGGACCAGACCCGTATTGACGATTTCAACATGGCGCTGCTGACCATGTGCGAGCAGCTGGGGGTCAAGTTCCTCAACTCTGCCGAGGCGCTCAAGGACGCCAACGGCTACGGCAATGTGGATTACTACCAGAGCGGGGATATCCACCTCAAGCCCGCAGGCCTGAAGGTGCTGCTGAAGTATCTGCGCACCCACGCCTATGAGACCGAGGATCGCCGCCCGGATACCAATAATATCCCCACCCGTGCCGAGTATACCGCGAACCCCAGTTCTGCGGTGGAAGCACCCAGCAGCTCGGAGGTGGCTTCCTCCTCGGCCGTTGAGGAAAAAACGGAGTATCAGGCCGGTTACCGTGTGGATAAAACCGGCGGCGGTACCCTGACCTGCGGCAACGAGAGCGGCAACTCCCTTACCGTCAAGGTGACCAGCGCCGCCCAGACTGTTACTGTGACCGCAGTGCCGGAGGACGGCTATGTGTTCGTCAAGTGGAGCGATGGCGTGACCAAGCGCACCCGCACCGATACCAATTTTGACCAGAACGTGGATGTGACTGCGGTGTTTGCGGCAGCCTCTATCCACATCAGCAGCAGCGGCAAGGCTGTGCTGGGGGATGCCTACACCTTTAAAGCGACCCTCAAGGGCAAGTATCTGGATGCTTCCAGCATTCGCTGGTATGTCAACGGCAGCGAGGTAACACAGGCTGCCGGTAAGACCACCGTAAAGGGCGAGGTAGACCCCTCTATGGTGGGCGGCACCTTCCGGGTGTACGCCACCGCCAGCTATAACGATTGCACCGTGACCAGCAACAAGCTGGAGCTTGCGGTCAGCGGTGCAGCGTCCAGCTCGTCTAGCAGCACCAGCAGTTCCGGTGCATCCTCTAAGGAGGATAAGCCTGCTTCTTCCAAGGATGAAACGTCCTCCTCTAAGGAAGATAAACCGGCCTCTTCCAAGGAAGAAAAGCCCGCTTCTTCCTCCTCGAACGGAACTTCCGAAAGCACCGGCGGCTCCTCCAAGGTGGAGAAGCCCGCCTCCTCTGCGGCTTCTTCTAAGGAAGAAAAGCCCGCCTCTTCTTCGCAGAGCAGTTCCTCTTCCAAGGCGGACAAACCTGCTTCCTCCAAGCAGGAGCACGCGGCTTCTTCTAAGGAAGAAACATCTGCTTCCTCTAAGCAGGAGCATGCAGCTTCCTCCAAGGAGGAAAAACCGGCTTCTTCTAAAGAGGAAAAGCCTGCTTCTTCCAAGACTGAGGCCAGCGCCAGCAAGGAAGCTGCCAACTGA
- a CDS encoding HAD hydrolase-like protein translates to MKARNITLLHYDAILFDVDGTLIDSAPGIIHTLQEVFCTMGVDVSGINLRRYLGPPLRKSFGEHFTDPALIEKATDLYRTSYAVKGSHECAVFPGVLQMLQRLKQAGFLLCTATSKPTKVVTPILEEQGLAQYFDFIGGASMDESRDTKTEVVRYVLSQPALQGKRVLMVGDRNDDMRGAADCGLDAAGVLYGYGSREELEPFHPVLLAESCTDLTDRLLAARV, encoded by the coding sequence ATGAAAGCGAGGAATATAACATTGCTGCATTATGATGCGATCCTATTTGATGTGGACGGGACGCTGATCGATTCAGCTCCCGGTATCATTCATACATTGCAAGAGGTTTTCTGCACCATGGGTGTGGACGTATCCGGCATCAATCTGCGCCGGTATCTGGGCCCGCCGCTGCGCAAAAGCTTCGGTGAGCACTTCACCGACCCGGCGCTGATCGAAAAAGCTACCGACCTTTACCGCACGAGTTACGCGGTGAAGGGCAGTCACGAGTGTGCCGTGTTCCCGGGTGTTCTGCAGATGCTGCAACGCCTGAAGCAGGCAGGCTTTCTCCTGTGCACCGCTACATCCAAGCCCACCAAGGTGGTCACTCCCATTTTGGAGGAACAGGGTTTGGCACAGTATTTTGATTTTATCGGCGGCGCCTCTATGGACGAAAGCCGAGACACCAAGACCGAGGTCGTGCGTTATGTGCTCAGCCAGCCCGCCTTGCAGGGCAAGCGGGTGCTGATGGTGGGCGACCGCAACGATGATATGCGGGGCGCTGCCGACTGTGGTTTGGATGCTGCCGGTGTGCTGTACGGTTACGGCAGCCGGGAAGAGCTGGAGCCCTTCCATCCGGTGCTGCTGGCCGAAAGCTGCACCGACCTTACCGACCGGCTGCTGGCAGCCCGGGTATGA
- a CDS encoding YerC/YecD family TrpR-related protein, whose translation MAEKNSRRNETTDALFDAILSLESREECYAFFEDLCTVKEISDMAQRLQAAKLLLDGATYEQIVKAVEISTATISRINRCIQYGSGGYRDTIEKVRAQAEKQ comes from the coding sequence ATGGCAGAAAAAAATTCCAGAAGAAACGAGACGACGGATGCACTGTTTGACGCCATCCTCAGTCTGGAGAGCCGGGAAGAGTGCTACGCCTTTTTTGAGGATCTGTGCACCGTAAAGGAGATCTCGGATATGGCACAGCGCTTGCAGGCGGCAAAGCTGCTGCTGGATGGCGCCACCTACGAGCAGATCGTCAAGGCGGTGGAGATCAGCACCGCCACCATCAGCCGCATCAACCGCTGCATCCAGTACGGCTCCGGCGGCTACCGCGACACCATCGAGAAGGTGCGCGCACAGGCAGAAAAGCAGTAA
- a CDS encoding carbon starvation CstA family protein, with translation MNTLVIVLIAAVCLFGAYVLYGRWLANKWGIDPAAKTPAVVHEDGRDYVPTNGWTVFAHQFSSIAGAGPVTGAIQAAAFGWLPVLLWVLLGGIFFGAVTDFGALYASVKNDGKSMGMLIEKYIGKTGRKLFLLFCWLFCGIVIAAFADMVAGTFNAFGADGAMVEAAKTNGAAGMVSIMFMVFAVVFGLLQKKFSFSGWKESVISIVFIVLSFVVGANLPLILGKAAWSYITFVYIFFAAVLPMWLLKQPRDHMTTFMFVAMIVGAVVGLLVAHPAMNLPVFTGFTNEKLGTMFPILFVTVACGAVSGFHSLVSSGTSSKTVENEKDMLKVGYGAMILESLLAVLALCVAGAAAAADGTPAAGTPFQIFSRGVAGFFEMFGVPAYAATVFMTMCVSALALTSLDAVARIGRMSFQELFSVDDMEHAEGWRKLFCNVYFSTFITLVFGFILTKIGYANIWPLFGSANQLLSALVLATLCVFLKVTGRSNKMLFPPLIIMLCVTFTALVQRLIAMVKAISTAASVTIPAGETTWGAVFIANGLQLILAVLLIVLGLNIVFHSFSAYKKAEHNSEANV, from the coding sequence ATGAATACGCTGGTCATCGTATTGATCGCAGCGGTGTGCCTGTTTGGCGCTTATGTGCTTTACGGCCGCTGGCTGGCTAACAAATGGGGCATCGACCCCGCAGCCAAGACCCCGGCAGTCGTCCACGAGGATGGCCGGGACTATGTGCCCACCAACGGCTGGACGGTGTTTGCCCACCAGTTCAGCTCCATTGCCGGTGCAGGCCCTGTTACCGGTGCCATTCAGGCCGCAGCCTTCGGCTGGCTGCCGGTGCTGCTGTGGGTGCTGCTGGGCGGCATCTTCTTCGGCGCTGTTACCGACTTTGGCGCTCTGTATGCTTCCGTTAAGAACGACGGCAAGAGCATGGGCATGCTGATCGAAAAGTACATCGGCAAGACCGGCCGCAAGCTGTTCCTGCTGTTCTGCTGGCTGTTCTGCGGCATCGTCATTGCCGCCTTTGCGGACATGGTTGCCGGCACCTTCAATGCCTTCGGCGCAGACGGCGCAATGGTTGAAGCTGCCAAGACCAACGGCGCTGCCGGTATGGTGTCCATCATGTTCATGGTGTTTGCCGTTGTCTTTGGCCTGCTGCAGAAGAAGTTCAGCTTCTCCGGCTGGAAGGAAAGCGTTATCAGCATTGTGTTCATCGTGCTGTCCTTTGTCGTCGGCGCAAACCTGCCCCTGATCCTGGGTAAGGCCGCTTGGAGCTACATCACCTTTGTGTATATCTTCTTTGCTGCCGTGCTGCCCATGTGGCTGCTCAAGCAGCCCCGTGACCACATGACCACCTTTATGTTTGTGGCCATGATCGTGGGTGCTGTGGTTGGCCTGCTGGTGGCACACCCCGCCATGAACCTGCCTGTGTTCACCGGCTTTACCAACGAAAAGCTGGGCACCATGTTCCCCATCCTGTTCGTCACCGTGGCTTGCGGTGCAGTTTCCGGCTTCCACAGCCTTGTTTCCTCCGGTACTTCCTCCAAGACCGTTGAGAACGAAAAGGATATGCTGAAGGTCGGCTACGGTGCCATGATCCTTGAAAGCCTGCTGGCTGTTCTGGCTCTGTGCGTAGCCGGTGCTGCCGCAGCTGCCGACGGCACCCCTGCCGCTGGCACCCCGTTCCAGATCTTCAGCCGCGGCGTTGCCGGTTTCTTTGAAATGTTCGGCGTGCCCGCTTACGCTGCTACCGTGTTCATGACCATGTGCGTTTCCGCACTGGCTCTGACCAGTCTGGATGCCGTGGCCCGCATTGGCCGCATGAGCTTCCAGGAGCTGTTCAGCGTGGACGACATGGAACACGCTGAGGGCTGGCGCAAGCTCTTCTGCAATGTGTACTTCTCCACCTTCATCACTCTGGTGTTCGGCTTCATCCTGACCAAGATCGGCTACGCCAACATCTGGCCTCTGTTCGGCTCTGCCAACCAGCTGCTGAGCGCACTGGTGCTGGCTACCCTGTGCGTGTTCCTGAAGGTGACCGGCCGCAGCAACAAGATGCTGTTCCCCCCGCTGATCATCATGCTGTGCGTCACCTTTACCGCACTGGTGCAGCGCCTGATCGCTATGGTCAAGGCCATCAGCACCGCCGCTTCTGTTACCATCCCTGCCGGTGAGACCACCTGGGGTGCTGTGTTCATCGCAAACGGCCTGCAGCTGATCCTTGCCGTGCTGCTGATCGTGCTGGGCCTGAACATTGTGTTCCACTCCTTCTCCGCATACAAGAAGGCTGAGCACAACAGCGAAGCAAACGTCTGA
- a CDS encoding GNAT family N-acetyltransferase, producing the protein MLNLTEQKATLAELELLVAVRCRVLRAANQLPEDTPLPEVESQTRTYYQKAFAENTHTAYLLWDGETLAGTGAVSYFQVMPTVHNPTGRKAYLMNLYTAPQYRRQGIATRILTRLVEDAHRRGVTAISLEATAMGRPLYEKFGFVPMEHEMELPE; encoded by the coding sequence TTGCTGAACCTTACCGAACAGAAAGCCACGCTGGCAGAGCTGGAATTGCTGGTAGCAGTGCGTTGCCGGGTGCTGCGGGCAGCCAATCAGCTGCCGGAAGATACTCCGCTGCCGGAGGTGGAGAGCCAGACACGGACCTATTACCAGAAGGCCTTTGCCGAGAACACCCACACGGCGTATCTCCTTTGGGACGGTGAAACGCTGGCAGGCACCGGCGCCGTGAGCTATTTTCAGGTCATGCCCACCGTCCATAACCCCACCGGTCGGAAAGCCTACCTTATGAATCTGTACACCGCACCGCAGTACCGGCGGCAGGGCATTGCGACCCGCATCCTGACCCGGTTAGTGGAGGATGCGCACCGGCGCGGGGTGACGGCCATCTCGCTGGAAGCGACCGCAATGGGCAGGCCGCTGTATGAAAAGTTCGGCTTTGTACCCATGGAACATGAAATGGAACTGCCGGAATAA
- a CDS encoding alpha/beta hydrolase, giving the protein MEKIKLEVAGIPAVLYGKRSRKVYLYVHGKNGSAAEAARFARTACPTGWQVLAVDLPEHGTRKNSPEKLVPWVVTRELQAVYTRMQPVWKHIRVYGVSIGAWFAMQALQSQSPEKALLVSPLVDMEKLILDLMQQAGVTEEQLRTAGEIPTAMGETLSWPYLCWVREHPLHWKVPTQVLYADTDPLTGHTAMERFRQQTGAHLTILEGGEHWFHTETQLAALQSWEEHNC; this is encoded by the coding sequence ATGGAAAAAATCAAACTTGAGGTTGCAGGCATCCCGGCTGTTCTGTACGGCAAGCGCAGCCGCAAGGTCTATCTCTACGTCCACGGCAAAAACGGCAGCGCGGCCGAGGCTGCCCGCTTTGCCCGCACTGCCTGCCCGACAGGCTGGCAGGTGCTGGCTGTTGACCTGCCGGAGCACGGCACCCGGAAAAACAGCCCGGAAAAGCTGGTGCCGTGGGTGGTCACCCGGGAATTGCAGGCAGTCTACACCCGGATGCAGCCGGTTTGGAAGCATATCCGTGTGTACGGGGTCAGTATCGGGGCGTGGTTCGCCATGCAGGCGTTGCAGTCGCAGTCGCCGGAAAAGGCTCTGCTGGTGTCCCCGTTGGTGGATATGGAAAAGCTCATCCTTGACCTGATGCAGCAGGCAGGGGTGACAGAGGAGCAGCTGCGCACGGCAGGGGAGATCCCCACCGCCATGGGCGAGACCCTCTCGTGGCCGTATCTGTGCTGGGTAAGGGAACACCCCTTGCACTGGAAGGTACCCACACAGGTGCTCTATGCCGATACAGACCCCCTTACCGGGCATACTGCCATGGAGCGGTTCCGGCAGCAGACCGGGGCGCACCTGACCATTCTGGAGGGCGGGGAACACTGGTTCCATACCGAGACCCAGCTGGCCGCTCTGCAAAGCTGGGAGGAACACAATTGCTGA
- a CDS encoding sodium ion-translocating decarboxylase subunit beta: MTQFIDTLVGIFQSSGFAQFGQPGGWLYAVMICVGCFLLYLAIVKEFEPLILLPMAFGMILANLPGSGIIHMQYFVGDGLEHPMWVEILNNGGLADMLYMGVKLGIYPPLIFLGIGTMTDFAPLISNPKSLLLGAAAQFGIFGTYMGARLLAATGLVDFTQKQSAAISIIGGADGPTAIFVTSRLAPELLGSIAVAAYSYMALVPVIQPPIMKALTTSKERSVVMKQLRTVSKTEKIIFPIMVAIIVSLIVPDAAVLVGMLMLGNLMKECGVVDRIQKTAGNELMNIITIFLALSVGCTTSANTFLNTRTLFIIVLGLIAFSFGTAAGVLCGKVMYKLTGGQVNPLIGSAGVSAVPMAARVSQKVGQSENPSNFLLMHAMGPNVAGVIGSAVAAGILINIFG, translated from the coding sequence ATGACACAGTTTATTGATACTCTGGTCGGTATTTTCCAAAGTTCCGGCTTTGCACAGTTTGGCCAGCCCGGCGGCTGGCTGTATGCCGTGATGATCTGCGTGGGCTGCTTTCTGCTGTACCTCGCCATCGTCAAGGAATTTGAACCCCTGATCCTGCTGCCCATGGCATTTGGCATGATCCTTGCCAACCTCCCCGGCAGCGGCATCATTCACATGCAGTACTTCGTTGGTGACGGTCTGGAGCACCCCATGTGGGTCGAGATCCTGAACAACGGCGGTCTGGCCGATATGCTCTACATGGGCGTTAAGCTGGGCATCTACCCGCCGCTGATCTTCCTTGGCATCGGCACCATGACCGACTTTGCACCCCTGATCTCCAACCCCAAGAGCCTGCTGCTGGGCGCTGCCGCACAGTTCGGTATCTTCGGTACTTACATGGGCGCCCGTCTGCTGGCCGCTACCGGTCTGGTGGACTTCACCCAGAAGCAGTCCGCTGCCATCTCCATCATCGGCGGTGCTGACGGCCCCACCGCTATCTTCGTTACCTCCCGTCTGGCACCTGAGCTGCTGGGCAGCATCGCTGTGGCAGCGTACAGCTACATGGCACTGGTGCCCGTTATCCAGCCGCCCATCATGAAGGCATTGACCACCTCCAAGGAGCGCTCTGTGGTCATGAAGCAGCTGCGCACCGTCTCCAAGACCGAGAAGATCATCTTCCCCATCATGGTCGCTATCATTGTTTCCCTCATCGTGCCGGATGCCGCCGTTCTGGTCGGTATGCTGATGCTGGGCAACCTGATGAAGGAGTGCGGCGTTGTGGATCGTATCCAGAAGACTGCCGGTAATGAGCTGATGAACATCATCACCATCTTCCTGGCTCTGTCTGTTGGCTGCACCACCAGTGCAAACACCTTCCTGAACACCCGCACCCTGTTCATCATCGTGCTGGGTCTGATCGCTTTCTCCTTTGGCACCGCAGCCGGTGTGCTGTGCGGCAAGGTCATGTACAAGCTGACCGGTGGTCAGGTGAACCCCCTGATCGGTTCTGCCGGCGTTTCTGCCGTGCCTATGGCCGCTCGTGTTTCCCAGAAGGTCGGCCAGAGCGAGAACCCCTCCAACTTCCTGCTGATGCACGCCATGGGTCCCAACGTGGCCGGCGTTATCGGTTCTGCCGTTGCTGCTGGTATCCTGATCAACATCTTCGGCTAA
- a CDS encoding OadG family transporter subunit gives MDLGFDVVVTITGIVLVFLILVLLMAIITLEGKIFDSMNAKKKAAKTAAQAPAAKPAAAPVQQAAPAPQVEEGIPGDVVAAIMAAIHAMGNGKYTLKAVRRGKNGWGKAGVNDTTAPF, from the coding sequence ATGGACTTAGGTTTCGATGTGGTCGTTACCATTACTGGTATCGTGCTGGTGTTCCTGATCCTCGTGCTGCTGATGGCTATCATCACGCTGGAGGGCAAGATCTTCGACTCGATGAATGCCAAGAAGAAGGCCGCCAAGACTGCTGCGCAGGCACCTGCCGCAAAGCCCGCTGCCGCTCCGGTACAGCAGGCTGCGCCCGCTCCTCAGGTAGAGGAGGGCATCCCCGGTGACGTGGTGGCCGCCATTATGGCTGCTATCCATGCAATGGGCAACGGCAAGTACACCCTTAAGGCAGTGCGTCGTGGCAAAAATGGCTGGGGCAAGGCCGGCGTGAACGACACCACGGCCCCGTTTTAA
- a CDS encoding rod shape-determining protein — MAQNDIGIDLGTTTIIIAQEGKGVVLNQPSVVAMDTRKNTVLEAGDKALAMVGRTPNYISAIFPLKDGVISDHTMTRELICRFVKQVYSSHMVKPRVAVCVPAAITGIESDAVVEAVVAAGARQVYLIDEPIAAALGSGIDITLPDGRMIIDIGGGTTDIAVLSLGGKVKATSVRVAGNHYDEEILKHVRNKYSIAIGQRTAEELKKHVACCPQKTDFHESMEIKGRSLLTGLPVRVTVSTDDLYEPVMMLSEQIGTAAHQVLEKTPPELAGDIYRNGVMLTGGGAQLHGLTEYLSQELKVEVTVSPDPVNCVALGTAQSLSIGDKLETGFTDATPRIGRR; from the coding sequence ATGGCACAGAATGATATCGGCATCGACCTTGGTACTACTACCATCATCATCGCGCAGGAGGGCAAGGGCGTGGTGCTCAATCAGCCCAGCGTCGTGGCAATGGATACCCGCAAGAACACCGTGCTGGAGGCTGGCGACAAGGCACTGGCCATGGTGGGACGCACGCCCAACTACATCTCCGCTATCTTCCCGCTGAAGGATGGCGTCATCAGCGACCACACCATGACCCGGGAGCTGATCTGCCGCTTTGTCAAGCAGGTGTACAGCTCCCACATGGTCAAGCCCCGGGTGGCAGTGTGTGTGCCTGCCGCCATTACCGGCATCGAGAGCGACGCCGTGGTGGAGGCTGTGGTGGCAGCCGGTGCCCGTCAGGTATACCTGATCGACGAGCCCATTGCCGCCGCCCTCGGCTCCGGCATCGACATCACCCTGCCGGACGGCCGGATGATCATTGATATCGGCGGCGGCACCACGGATATCGCTGTGCTGAGCCTTGGCGGCAAGGTCAAGGCTACCAGTGTGCGCGTGGCCGGCAACCACTACGATGAAGAGATCCTCAAGCACGTCCGCAACAAATACAGCATTGCCATCGGCCAGCGCACCGCCGAGGAGCTGAAAAAGCACGTTGCCTGCTGTCCCCAAAAGACCGATTTCCACGAGAGCATGGAGATCAAGGGCCGCAGCCTGCTTACCGGTCTGCCGGTGCGCGTGACCGTTTCCACCGATGATCTGTACGAGCCGGTGATGATGCTCAGCGAGCAGATCGGCACCGCAGCCCATCAGGTGCTGGAAAAGACCCCGCCCGAACTGGCAGGCGATATCTACCGCAACGGCGTTATGCTGACCGGCGGCGGTGCCCAGCTGCACGGCCTGACCGAATATCTGAGCCAGGAACTGAAGGTGGAGGTCACTGTCTCGCCGGACCCGGTAAACTGCGTTGCACTGGGCACAGCGCAGAGCCTTTCCATCGGCGATAAGCTGGAAACCGGCTTTACGGATGCCACCCCGCGCATCGGCCGCCGCTAA